Proteins from one Burkholderia oklahomensis C6786 genomic window:
- a CDS encoding CopD family protein → MSHAIAVALFLHLLAVAVWVGGMVFANFCLRPALSDLSPQLRLPLVEAVFGRFFNWVAGAVIVILLTGGFLLTQFGGAHATWPLHAMAGLGVVMMLIFGHIRFALFPRIRRAVQAQNWPDGARAVNAVRLLVVVNLVLGVVTIGASVLSRGF, encoded by the coding sequence ATGTCTCACGCTATCGCCGTCGCCTTGTTTCTCCATCTGCTGGCGGTCGCGGTGTGGGTCGGCGGCATGGTGTTCGCGAACTTCTGTCTGCGTCCCGCGCTGTCCGACCTGTCGCCGCAGTTGCGCCTGCCGCTCGTCGAAGCCGTGTTCGGCCGCTTCTTCAACTGGGTCGCGGGCGCGGTGATCGTGATCCTGCTCACGGGCGGCTTCCTGCTCACGCAATTCGGCGGCGCGCACGCGACGTGGCCGCTGCACGCGATGGCGGGGCTCGGCGTCGTGATGATGCTGATCTTCGGCCATATCCGCTTCGCGCTGTTCCCGCGCATCCGCCGCGCGGTGCAAGCGCAGAACTGGCCGGACGGCGCGCGCGCCGTCAATGCGGTGCGCCTTCTCGTGGTCGTCAATCTCGTGCTCGGCGTCGTGACGATCGGCGCCTCCGTGCTGTCGCGCGGTTTCTGA